One window from the genome of Metabacillus flavus encodes:
- the pcrA gene encoding DNA helicase PcrA, with amino-acid sequence MDFIAQQLLNGLNEEQGKAVKATDGPLLIMAGAGSGKTRVLTHRIAYLMAEKRVAPWNILALTFTNKAAREMKDRIGRLLGPGADDIWISTFHSMCVRILRRDIDRIGVNRNFSILDSADQLSVVKSILKERNLDPKKYDPRAILGSISSAKNELIDAEEYAKSSTGGMFEQIVSDIYTDYQRKLLKNQSLDFDDLIMTTIRLFERVPEVLEFYQRKFQYIHVDEYQDTNRAQYLLVKMMASRFRNLCVVGDSDQSIYAWRGADISNILSFEKDYPNAEVIMLEQNYRSTQRILNAANQVIQNNSNRKPKNLWTENAEGTKLSYYRADSESAEGQFVAGKIKEMYDQGKRKFSDCAILYRTNAQSRVMEEILIKSSIQYQIVGGIKFYDRKEIKDLLAYLRMIANPDDDISFARIVNVPKRGIGATSIDRVAGYAAENDLSMYQAIHEVDFIGLPAKATNALIEFRDLIRNLTGMQDYLSVTELTEEILEKSGYREMLKLEKSIEAQSRLENIDEFLSVTQNFEKNNEDKSLVSFLTDLALIADIDSLSEEEQEKQDAVVLMTLHSAKGLEFPVVFLMGMEEGVFPHSRSLMEEGEMEEERRLAYVGITRAEEELYLTNAQMRTLFGRTNMNPESRFIAEIPEELLENLNESKKTMTTPFGNTKRDRKLMAQVKRPVKASTGGEGFDWGVGDKAEHKKWGVGTVVSVKGEGDSKELDIAFPSPVGIKRLLAAFAPIKKM; translated from the coding sequence GTGGATTTTATAGCACAGCAGTTATTAAACGGATTAAATGAAGAGCAGGGGAAGGCCGTAAAAGCTACTGATGGCCCTCTTTTAATTATGGCAGGAGCGGGAAGCGGAAAAACCAGGGTGCTTACTCACCGGATTGCCTATCTAATGGCAGAAAAACGGGTGGCTCCCTGGAACATTCTCGCTTTGACCTTTACAAATAAAGCAGCAAGAGAGATGAAGGATCGGATTGGACGCCTTCTTGGACCTGGAGCGGATGATATTTGGATTTCAACGTTTCACTCCATGTGTGTCCGTATTTTAAGAAGGGACATCGATCGGATCGGAGTGAACCGGAATTTTTCCATCCTCGATTCAGCCGATCAGCTGTCCGTCGTAAAGTCCATCCTTAAGGAACGGAACCTTGATCCGAAAAAATATGATCCCCGTGCCATTTTAGGCTCGATCAGTTCGGCAAAAAATGAATTGATTGATGCAGAGGAATACGCCAAGTCCTCAACTGGCGGCATGTTCGAGCAAATCGTCAGTGATATTTACACCGATTATCAGAGAAAGCTGCTGAAAAACCAGTCGTTGGACTTTGATGACTTGATTATGACGACAATCCGTTTATTTGAAAGAGTTCCTGAGGTTCTTGAATTCTATCAGCGCAAGTTTCAATATATTCACGTGGATGAGTATCAGGATACAAACAGAGCACAGTATCTGCTTGTCAAAATGATGGCCTCCCGTTTCCGTAACCTGTGTGTGGTAGGGGATTCGGATCAGTCCATTTACGCATGGCGCGGAGCGGATATTTCAAACATTCTCTCCTTTGAAAAGGATTATCCGAATGCGGAAGTGATCATGCTTGAGCAAAACTACCGCTCGACTCAAAGAATTTTGAATGCAGCGAATCAGGTCATTCAGAACAACTCCAACCGCAAGCCGAAAAATCTTTGGACGGAAAATGCTGAAGGAACGAAGCTGAGCTACTATCGCGCAGACTCTGAATCAGCAGAAGGCCAATTCGTCGCGGGGAAAATTAAGGAAATGTACGATCAGGGAAAAAGGAAGTTTTCTGATTGTGCCATCCTATACCGCACGAATGCCCAATCACGGGTAATGGAGGAAATCCTGATTAAGTCCAGCATTCAGTATCAAATCGTCGGGGGCATCAAGTTCTATGACAGGAAAGAGATCAAGGACTTGCTCGCTTATCTTCGGATGATTGCGAATCCGGATGATGACATCAGCTTCGCCCGGATCGTTAATGTGCCAAAGCGGGGGATCGGAGCGACTTCAATCGACCGTGTGGCAGGCTATGCGGCAGAAAATGATCTTTCCATGTACCAGGCAATTCATGAGGTAGACTTCATTGGATTGCCGGCAAAGGCGACGAACGCACTGATTGAATTCCGTGATTTAATCCGCAACCTTACCGGTATGCAGGATTATTTATCCGTCACGGAATTAACGGAAGAAATTCTTGAGAAATCCGGCTATAGAGAAATGCTGAAATTGGAAAAGAGCATCGAAGCACAAAGCCGCCTTGAGAATATCGACGAGTTCCTGTCTGTTACGCAAAACTTTGAAAAAAACAACGAAGATAAAAGCCTTGTTTCCTTCCTGACGGATCTCGCGCTGATTGCCGATATCGACTCGCTGAGTGAAGAAGAGCAGGAAAAACAGGATGCGGTCGTTCTTATGACGCTTCACTCGGCAAAAGGGCTGGAATTCCCTGTCGTTTTCCTTATGGGAATGGAGGAGGGAGTATTCCCTCACAGCCGTTCTCTTATGGAAGAAGGAGAAATGGAAGAAGAGCGCAGACTTGCATATGTAGGGATTACAAGGGCTGAAGAAGAGCTGTATTTAACCAATGCTCAAATGCGGACGCTCTTCGGCCGGACGAACATGAATCCGGAATCCAGGTTCATTGCTGAAATACCTGAGGAATTATTGGAAAACCTAAATGAGAGTAAAAAAACGATGACCACCCCGTTCGGCAATACGAAGCGGGACCGCAAGCTTATGGCCCAAGTCAAACGTCCGGTAAAAGCATCAACCGGCGGAGAAGGATTTGACTGGGGTGTGGGCGATAAAGCCGAGCATAAAAAATGGGGTGTCGGAACCGTTGTCAGTGTGAAGGGCGAGGGTGACAGCAAGGAGCTGGATATCGCCTTCCCAAGTCCGGTAGGCATCAAGAGGCTTCTTGCAGCATTTGCTCCAATTAAAAAAATGTAA